From the Manis javanica isolate MJ-LG chromosome 11, MJ_LKY, whole genome shotgun sequence genome, one window contains:
- the ANGEL2 gene encoding protein angel homolog 2 isoform X6 — protein sequence MEGAIERHWEYICNHNKEKTTILGDKNVDPKCEDSDNKFDFSVMSYNILSQDLLEDNSHLYRHCQRPVLHWSFRFPNILKEIKHFDADVLCLQEVQEDHYGTEIRPSLESLGYHCEYKMRTGRKPDGCAICFKHSKFSLLSVNPVEFYRPNVPLLDRDNVGLVLLLQPKVPSAASPVICVANTHLLYNPRRGDIKLTQLAVLLAEISSVAHQKDGGFCPIVMCGDFNSVPGSPLYSFIKEGKLNCEGLAIGKVSGQEQSSRGQRILSIPIWPPNLGISQNCVYEVQQLPKVEKTDSDLTQTQLDKAEVLVTTEKLSSNLQHHFSLSSVYSHYFPDTGIPEVTTCHSRSAITVDYIFYSAEKEDVAGQPGAEVALVGSLKLLARLSLLTEQDLWTVNGLPNENNSSDHLPLLAKFRLEL from the exons CATTGGGAATACATATGTaaccataataaagaaaaaacgACGATCCTAGGAGACAAAAATGTTGACCCCAAATGTGAAGACAGTGACAACAAGTTTGACTTTTCCGTGATGTCCTATAACATACTTTCACAGGATTTATTGGAAGACAATTCACACCTCTATAGACACTGCCAGCGGCCAGTATTACACTGGAGTTTCAGGTTTcccaatattttgaaagaaattaaacactTTGATGCAGAT gtACTTTGTTTGCAAGAAGTTCAAGAAGATCAttatggaacagaaatcagaccAAGTTTGGAATCATTGG gTTATCACTGTGAATACAAGATGCGGACAGGAAGGAAACCTGATGGCTGTGCCATTTGCTTCAAACATTCCAAATTTTCACTCTTATCAGTGAACCCAGTGGAATTCTACCGCCCTAATGTTCCTCTGTTGGACAGAGACAATGTTGGATTAGTGTTGCTCTTGCAGCCCAAAGTTCCTAGTGCTGCGTCTCCTGTGATCTGTGTAGCTAACACACATCTCTTGTATAACCCAAGGCGAGGTGATATTAAGCTGACGCAGTTGGCAGTGCTGCTGGCAGAGATTTCCAGTGTTGCCCATCAGAAAGATGGCGGCTTCTGCCCTATTGTTATGTGTGGTGACTTTAATTCTGTTCCTGGTTCTCCACTCTATAGTTtcataaaggaaggaaaattgaACTGTGAAGGACTTGCCATAGGAAAG GTATCTGGCCAGGAACAGTCTTCACGGGGACAAAGAATTTTATCTATTCCAATTTGGCCCCCAAACCTAGGTATCTCACAGAACTGTGTGTATGAGGTACAGCAGTTACCAAAAGTAGAAAAGACAG ACAGTGATTTGACGCAAACACAGCTGGACAAAGCAGAGGTCTTGGTGACAACTGAAAA aTTATCTTCAAATTTACAGCACCATTTCAGCTTGTCTTCTGTTTATTCCCATTATTTTCCTGATACTGGAATTCCAGAAGTGACTACCTGTCATTCCCGAAGTGCCATAACTGTggattatattttctattctgcTGAAAAGGAAGATGTTGCTGGGCAGCCAG GAGCTGAAGTTGCTTTGGTTGGTAGCTTGAAACTTCTAGCTAGACTGTCACTTCTTACAGAACAGGACTTATGGACTGTTAATGGACTTCCTAATGAAAATAACTCTTCAGATCATCTGCCTTTGTTGGCTAAGTTCCGACTTGAGCTCTGA
- the ANGEL2 gene encoding protein angel homolog 2 isoform X7, whose amino-acid sequence MSYNILSQDLLEDNSHLYRHCQRPVLHWSFRFPNILKEIKHFDADVLCLQEVQEDHYGTEIRPSLESLGYHCEYKMRTGRKPDGCAICFKHSKFSLLSVNPVEFYRPNVPLLDRDNVGLVLLLQPKVPSAASPVICVANTHLLYNPRRGDIKLTQLAVLLAEISSVAHQKDGGFCPIVMCGDFNSVPGSPLYSFIKEGKLNCEGLAIGKVSGQEQSSRGQRILSIPIWPPNLGISQNCVYEVQQLPKVEKTDSDLTQTQLDKAEVLVTTEKLSSNLQHHFSLSSVYSHYFPDTGIPEVTTCHSRSAITVDYIFYSAEKEDVAGQPGAEVALVGSLKLLARLSLLTEQDLWTVNGLPNENNSSDHLPLLAKFRLEL is encoded by the exons ATGTCCTATAACATACTTTCACAGGATTTATTGGAAGACAATTCACACCTCTATAGACACTGCCAGCGGCCAGTATTACACTGGAGTTTCAGGTTTcccaatattttgaaagaaattaaacactTTGATGCAGAT gtACTTTGTTTGCAAGAAGTTCAAGAAGATCAttatggaacagaaatcagaccAAGTTTGGAATCATTGG gTTATCACTGTGAATACAAGATGCGGACAGGAAGGAAACCTGATGGCTGTGCCATTTGCTTCAAACATTCCAAATTTTCACTCTTATCAGTGAACCCAGTGGAATTCTACCGCCCTAATGTTCCTCTGTTGGACAGAGACAATGTTGGATTAGTGTTGCTCTTGCAGCCCAAAGTTCCTAGTGCTGCGTCTCCTGTGATCTGTGTAGCTAACACACATCTCTTGTATAACCCAAGGCGAGGTGATATTAAGCTGACGCAGTTGGCAGTGCTGCTGGCAGAGATTTCCAGTGTTGCCCATCAGAAAGATGGCGGCTTCTGCCCTATTGTTATGTGTGGTGACTTTAATTCTGTTCCTGGTTCTCCACTCTATAGTTtcataaaggaaggaaaattgaACTGTGAAGGACTTGCCATAGGAAAG GTATCTGGCCAGGAACAGTCTTCACGGGGACAAAGAATTTTATCTATTCCAATTTGGCCCCCAAACCTAGGTATCTCACAGAACTGTGTGTATGAGGTACAGCAGTTACCAAAAGTAGAAAAGACAG ACAGTGATTTGACGCAAACACAGCTGGACAAAGCAGAGGTCTTGGTGACAACTGAAAA aTTATCTTCAAATTTACAGCACCATTTCAGCTTGTCTTCTGTTTATTCCCATTATTTTCCTGATACTGGAATTCCAGAAGTGACTACCTGTCATTCCCGAAGTGCCATAACTGTggattatattttctattctgcTGAAAAGGAAGATGTTGCTGGGCAGCCAG GAGCTGAAGTTGCTTTGGTTGGTAGCTTGAAACTTCTAGCTAGACTGTCACTTCTTACAGAACAGGACTTATGGACTGTTAATGGACTTCCTAATGAAAATAACTCTTCAGATCATCTGCCTTTGTTGGCTAAGTTCCGACTTGAGCTCTGA